The Halorientalis sp. IM1011 genome window below encodes:
- a CDS encoding ribbon-helix-helix domain-containing protein, which produces MERVTLRIPKQQIEEVERMVDSGEYPNRSEAIRSAVRDMLNEQEDTRESSEKRKRSWAKV; this is translated from the coding sequence ATGGAGCGTGTGACACTACGGATTCCGAAACAGCAGATCGAAGAGGTCGAACGAATGGTCGATTCCGGGGAATACCCGAACCGGAGCGAGGCCATACGGTCGGCCGTCCGCGACATGCTAAATGAACAGGAGGATACCCGGGAATCCTCTGAGAAGCGCAAGCGTTCCTGGGCCAAGGTGTAG
- the trpB gene encoding tryptophan synthase subunit beta: protein MSDTGKFGEYGGQYVPEALMPAIEELTDAYERYVLDNEDGFMDEFRERLRDFGGRPTPLQHAEQLSARYDTEVYLKREDLVHGGAHKLNNALGQVLLAKYMGKERIIAETGAGQHGTATAMAAAHLDMPCEIYMGRTDINRQRPNVFRMRLNGAEVNPVTVGRGTLKEAISETMRDWATTVETTHYVIGSIVGPAPFPDMVREFQSVISEEAREQAQERIGRLPDSVVACAGGGSNTMGAFAQFVDDGDVDLLAVEAGGSSLTVDEAEGVAPNSATLSTGDEGVLHGARTKLLQDSDGQIMESHSVSAGLDYAGVGPELAHLVDEGRVTPANVDDAAALEAFHRLSQDEGIIPALETAHAFGFLHENPDAVGDVTVINVSGRGDKDLETVIEETDKRDLDVDVDMSVFDAAGGAM from the coding sequence ATGAGCGATACAGGCAAATTCGGAGAGTACGGCGGCCAGTACGTGCCCGAGGCGTTGATGCCGGCCATCGAGGAGCTGACGGACGCCTACGAGCGCTACGTGCTGGACAACGAGGACGGGTTCATGGACGAGTTCCGCGAGCGACTGCGGGACTTCGGCGGCCGACCCACGCCGCTCCAGCACGCGGAGCAACTCTCGGCCCGCTACGACACCGAGGTGTACCTCAAGCGCGAGGATCTGGTCCACGGCGGCGCACACAAGCTGAACAACGCGCTCGGACAGGTCCTGCTGGCGAAGTACATGGGCAAAGAACGGATCATCGCCGAGACGGGAGCCGGCCAGCACGGCACCGCGACGGCGATGGCCGCCGCCCACCTGGACATGCCCTGTGAGATCTACATGGGCCGGACCGACATCAACCGCCAGCGGCCCAACGTGTTCCGGATGCGGCTCAACGGGGCCGAGGTCAACCCCGTGACCGTGGGCCGCGGGACGCTGAAGGAGGCCATCAGCGAGACGATGCGGGACTGGGCGACGACCGTCGAGACCACCCACTACGTCATCGGATCGATCGTCGGCCCCGCGCCGTTCCCGGACATGGTCCGTGAGTTCCAGTCGGTGATCTCCGAGGAGGCCCGCGAGCAAGCGCAGGAACGAATCGGTCGCCTTCCCGATTCGGTCGTGGCCTGCGCTGGCGGTGGCTCGAACACGATGGGTGCGTTCGCCCAGTTCGTCGACGACGGAGACGTGGACCTCCTCGCTGTGGAGGCCGGCGGGTCTTCGCTCACCGTGGACGAGGCGGAGGGCGTCGCCCCGAACTCCGCGACGCTGTCGACGGGCGACGAGGGCGTCCTCCACGGTGCGCGCACGAAGCTCCTGCAGGACTCGGACGGGCAGATCATGGAGTCCCACAGCGTCTCCGCTGGCCTCGACTACGCCGGCGTCGGCCCGGAGCTCGCCCATCTGGTCGACGAGGGACGGGTCACGCCCGCGAACGTCGACGACGCCGCCGCGCTGGAGGCGTTCCACCGACTCTCACAGGACGAGGGGATCATCCCCGCACTGGAAACGGCTCACGCCTTCGGCTTCCTCCACGAGAACCCCGACGCGGTGGGCGACGTCACGGTGATAAACGTCTCCGGCCGGGGCGACAAGGACCTCGAAACCGTGATCGAGGAGACCGACAAGCGGGACCTGGACGTGGACGTTGATATGTCGGTCTTCGACGCCGCCGGGGGTGCGATGTAG
- the trpC gene encoding indole-3-glycerol phosphate synthase: protein MDDSEAIAPAVESILAAARERGGGDDRLSVDARSLPEAFAAAEADDRVPVIAEVKPTSPTTEGERTDDPVSLAEEMVAGGAAALSVLTEPEHFGGSPENLRRVREAVDVPVLRKDFVVREAQLDTVAADVVLLIVRFLQEDDTDDLADLLAAARERGFQVLVEVHDGAELQQALDAGADIVGVNNRDLAELDVDLGTFERVAPEAPDDVTMIAESGIGTTEDVTRMRTAGADGLLIGSAIMDGPVGENTARLTNAERETHRD from the coding sequence ATGGACGATAGTGAAGCGATTGCACCAGCGGTCGAGTCGATCCTCGCGGCCGCGCGGGAGCGGGGCGGGGGCGACGACCGGCTGTCGGTCGACGCGCGGTCGCTGCCCGAGGCGTTCGCAGCCGCCGAGGCCGACGACCGGGTGCCCGTGATCGCGGAGGTCAAGCCGACGAGTCCGACGACCGAGGGCGAGCGGACGGACGACCCCGTCTCCCTCGCCGAGGAGATGGTCGCGGGCGGGGCGGCGGCGCTGTCGGTGCTGACCGAACCCGAGCACTTCGGCGGGTCGCCCGAGAACTTGCGGCGGGTTCGCGAGGCCGTCGACGTGCCGGTCCTGCGGAAGGACTTCGTCGTCCGCGAGGCGCAACTGGACACCGTGGCGGCCGACGTGGTCCTGCTGATCGTCCGCTTCCTGCAGGAGGACGACACCGACGACCTGGCGGACCTGCTGGCGGCGGCCCGGGAGCGCGGGTTTCAGGTGCTCGTCGAGGTCCACGACGGAGCGGAACTCCAGCAGGCACTTGACGCCGGAGCGGATATCGTGGGCGTGAACAACCGCGACCTGGCCGAACTGGACGTCGATCTGGGTACGTTCGAACGGGTCGCACCCGAGGCCCCCGACGACGTGACGATGATCGCCGAGAGCGGGATCGGGACGACCGAGGACGTGACCCGGATGCGAACGGCGGGTGCGGACGGCCTGCTGATCGGCAGCGCGATCATGGACGGTCCGGTCGGGGAGAACACGGCGCGGTTGACGAACGCCGAGCGGGAGACACACAGAGACTGA
- the trpA gene encoding tryptophan synthase subunit alpha, producing the protein MANNPDLEAVFERDEPAFVPYLAAGDPSYEASLEYVEALARGGADVIELGLPFSEPIAEGKTIQNAIVRALEGGMTPDRFFEFVEDLDVDVPLVCMTYYNLIYQYGEEDGPRPFVEKAAEVGLTGFVVPDLPAEEADPLREACDEFDLDLVFIVAPTTRGDRLDRMREQVSGYVYVQARLGTTGARDDVSDQTDESLARIDDWDVPKAVGFGIKEGDHAARIVRAGADGIIVGSALVDIVAEHHGSAGSQTESGNVAEGYENDDPVSEVADRLETKARELKAGALRGADQRTETVSGDDR; encoded by the coding sequence ATGGCCAACAACCCCGACCTCGAAGCGGTCTTCGAGCGCGACGAGCCCGCCTTCGTCCCCTACCTGGCCGCGGGCGACCCCAGCTACGAGGCCTCGCTGGAATACGTCGAGGCACTGGCCCGCGGCGGCGCGGACGTGATCGAACTCGGCTTGCCATTTTCAGAACCCATCGCCGAGGGGAAGACGATCCAGAACGCCATCGTCCGGGCGCTCGAAGGCGGGATGACCCCCGACCGCTTCTTCGAGTTCGTCGAGGACCTGGACGTGGACGTGCCGCTGGTCTGTATGACCTACTACAACCTCATCTACCAGTATGGAGAGGAAGACGGCCCCCGACCCTTCGTCGAGAAGGCCGCAGAAGTCGGACTGACGGGCTTCGTCGTACCGGACCTGCCTGCCGAGGAGGCCGACCCGCTCCGTGAGGCCTGCGACGAGTTCGACCTCGATCTCGTGTTCATCGTCGCGCCGACGACGCGGGGCGACCGCCTCGACCGGATGCGCGAGCAGGTCTCTGGCTACGTCTACGTACAGGCGCGGCTGGGCACGACCGGCGCGCGCGACGACGTGAGCGACCAGACCGACGAGAGCCTGGCCCGCATCGACGACTGGGACGTGCCCAAGGCCGTCGGCTTCGGGATCAAGGAAGGTGACCACGCGGCGCGGATCGTCCGCGCCGGGGCCGACGGGATCATCGTCGGCTCCGCGCTGGTGGACATCGTCGCTGAGCACCACGGCTCAGCGGGCTCCCAGACGGAGTCCGGGAACGTCGCGGAGGGCTACGAGAACGACGATCCCGTTTCGGAAGTGGCCGATCGGCTGGAAACGAAGGCCCGCGAGCTGAAAGCGGGGGCCCTGCGTGGGGCCGACCAGCGCACCGAGACCGTCTCCGGCGACGACCGGTAA
- a CDS encoding MGMT family protein yields MSSDVAGIYARESPYLDRYVQVGIAQGRVISLSFPETPDEGAESEHDMLDRIESYLDGVEESFDDVQVALTVPTDQRQVLEAVREIPYGQDSSVAQIARVTPGLDDENDDDLRAIREALTENPAPILIPDHRIRDGPGSTPPAVVDKLRSIEGL; encoded by the coding sequence ATGAGCAGTGACGTTGCGGGCATATACGCGCGTGAATCGCCGTATCTCGACCGCTACGTACAGGTCGGGATCGCACAGGGCCGAGTCATCTCCCTTTCCTTCCCCGAGACGCCCGACGAGGGTGCCGAGAGCGAGCACGACATGCTGGACCGGATCGAGTCCTACCTCGACGGCGTCGAGGAGAGTTTCGACGACGTACAGGTCGCGCTGACGGTCCCGACCGATCAGCGGCAGGTGCTCGAAGCCGTTCGCGAGATTCCATACGGACAGGACTCCTCGGTCGCCCAGATCGCCCGAGTGACGCCGGGGCTGGACGACGAGAACGACGACGATCTGCGGGCGATCCGGGAAGCGCTCACCGAGAACCCCGCGCCCATCCTCATCCCGGACCACCGGATCCGGGACGGCCCCGGCTCGACCCCGCCCGCCGTCGTCGACAAACTCCGATCCATCGAGGGGCTCTGA
- a CDS encoding TIGR00269 family protein, giving the protein MDCDKCGDEAVMHAAYSGLHMCADHFCRSVETRTRRRVREDNLLPDDASPEDPETWLIGLSGGKDSVVLTEILHDTFAQDPRVELVALTIHEGIEGYRDESLSACLDLTDDLDIRHELVTYEEEFDLRMDDVAVDDPMDMAPCAYCGVFRRDLLSKYAEEYDADKLLTGHNLDDEAQTALMNFFEGDVEQMAKHFDASLGAFPSGDDPADPSDRDGTPTRVSTDGPFVPRAKPLRDVPEKEIALYAQLKELPAHITECPHSSEAYRGEIQQLLFDMEENHPGVRHSIMAGYEDLAAMAARAYRDGGGPEYGECERCGATTTRDVCRKCSLVDAVQAAD; this is encoded by the coding sequence ATGGACTGTGACAAGTGCGGCGACGAGGCGGTGATGCACGCCGCCTACTCCGGGCTCCACATGTGCGCCGACCACTTCTGTCGGTCCGTCGAGACCCGGACCCGCAGGCGCGTCCGCGAGGACAACCTCCTGCCCGACGACGCCTCCCCCGAGGACCCCGAGACCTGGCTGATCGGGCTCTCCGGCGGGAAAGACAGCGTCGTCCTCACGGAGATCCTCCACGACACCTTCGCCCAGGACCCGCGGGTCGAACTGGTCGCCCTGACCATCCACGAGGGGATCGAGGGCTACCGCGACGAGTCGCTGTCGGCCTGTCTCGACCTGACCGACGACCTCGACATCCGTCACGAACTCGTCACCTACGAGGAGGAGTTCGACCTCCGGATGGACGACGTGGCCGTCGACGACCCGATGGACATGGCCCCTTGCGCCTACTGCGGCGTATTCCGTCGCGATCTGCTCTCGAAGTACGCCGAGGAGTACGATGCCGACAAGCTGCTGACCGGCCACAACCTCGACGACGAGGCCCAGACCGCCCTGATGAACTTCTTCGAGGGCGACGTCGAACAGATGGCCAAACACTTCGACGCGAGCCTCGGCGCGTTCCCGAGTGGGGACGATCCGGCCGATCCGTCGGACCGCGACGGCACTCCGACCCGCGTCAGCACCGACGGCCCCTTCGTCCCGCGGGCCAAGCCGTTGCGGGACGTGCCAGAGAAGGAGATCGCCCTCTACGCCCAGCTGAAAGAGTTGCCCGCCCACATCACCGAGTGTCCTCACTCCAGCGAGGCCTACCGCGGGGAGATCCAGCAACTCCTCTTCGATATGGAGGAGAACCATCCGGGCGTCCGACACTCGATCATGGCTGGCTACGAGGACCTGGCCGCGATGGCCGCCCGCGCCTACCGCGACGGCGGCGGCCCCGAGTACGGCGAGTGCGAGCGCTGCGGCGCGACGACGACCCGCGACGTCTGCCGGAAGTGCTCGCTGGTCGACGCGGTGCAGGCTGCGGATTAG
- a CDS encoding 2-amino-3,7-dideoxy-D-threo-hept-6-ulosonate synthase, which yields MSTGNTARLARIGTGGRHLIVPMDHGLTLGAVTGLKDIESTIDAITRGGADAVLTQKGIAGRVHENKNGAGYICHLNGSTAIGPDENDKRTTGTVEDAIRAGADAVSFHINVGSQYEREQIEELAAVTSEAERYGMPVLAMTYARGPDIDPESEEYNQAVGHAVRLGEELGADLVKTGYTGDADSFQHVVESTSLPVVIAGGAKGTDRETLEMVRGAMDAGAAGVSMGRSIFQHDDPEAITQGVASVLHDDASAEEAAREAGLAVEA from the coding sequence ATGAGCACGGGGAACACAGCACGGCTGGCCCGTATCGGGACAGGGGGACGCCACCTCATCGTCCCCATGGATCACGGCCTCACACTGGGGGCCGTCACGGGCCTCAAGGACATCGAATCGACCATCGACGCGATCACGCGGGGCGGCGCGGACGCAGTTCTCACCCAGAAGGGCATCGCTGGGCGCGTCCACGAGAACAAGAACGGCGCGGGCTACATCTGCCATCTCAACGGTTCGACGGCCATCGGTCCGGACGAAAACGACAAGCGCACGACCGGGACCGTAGAGGACGCTATCCGGGCCGGGGCCGACGCAGTCTCCTTCCACATCAACGTCGGCTCGCAGTACGAACGCGAACAGATCGAGGAACTCGCGGCGGTCACGAGCGAGGCCGAGCGCTACGGGATGCCCGTCCTCGCGATGACCTACGCGCGTGGACCGGACATCGACCCCGAGAGCGAGGAGTACAATCAGGCCGTCGGGCACGCGGTCCGACTGGGCGAGGAACTCGGCGCGGACCTCGTGAAGACCGGCTACACCGGCGACGCCGACAGTTTCCAGCACGTCGTCGAGTCCACGAGCCTGCCGGTCGTCATCGCGGGCGGCGCGAAAGGCACTGACCGGGAGACCCTCGAGATGGTTCGGGGTGCGATGGATGCCGGCGCGGCCGGCGTCTCGATGGGTCGGTCGATCTTCCAGCACGACGACCCCGAGGCGATCACGCAGGGTGTCGCCAGCGTCCTCCACGACGACGCGAGCGCCGAGGAGGCCGCCCGCGAGGCTGGGCTGGCAGTGGAAGCCTGA
- a CDS encoding alpha/beta hydrolase has product MKLETFGDDGDDPLVFVLGWGNRPRFDGVRWLVDHLVEAGYRVDTLEIPRTITDFESEYLDPVQSHLDDLAEYRLLSHSTGGLITRYVADDEPITRTYLSPWWGFHESLDNPVVSLAMKLPVSTPILPAKSDRAELGELATDEWYADAPDRAAPTFLREAKRAQERMPPFDTDDAVFYSSTDTIVSPDAIEVQTPRENRIAYEGGHELFNSRSRDEHIEQVLAAVDAGADAL; this is encoded by the coding sequence ATGAAACTGGAGACGTTCGGCGACGACGGCGACGACCCGCTCGTGTTCGTCCTCGGCTGGGGGAATCGGCCGAGATTCGACGGGGTCCGCTGGCTGGTCGACCACCTCGTCGAGGCCGGCTACCGCGTCGACACGCTCGAGATCCCGCGAACCATCACGGACTTCGAGTCGGAGTATCTCGACCCCGTCCAGTCCCACCTCGACGACCTCGCGGAGTATCGCCTGCTCAGCCACAGCACCGGCGGGCTGATCACCCGCTACGTCGCCGACGACGAACCGATCACCCGGACCTACCTGAGCCCGTGGTGGGGGTTCCACGAGAGCCTCGACAACCCCGTCGTCTCGCTGGCGATGAAGCTCCCCGTTTCGACGCCGATCCTGCCGGCCAAGAGCGACCGCGCGGAACTCGGCGAACTGGCGACCGACGAGTGGTACGCCGACGCCCCCGACCGCGCGGCCCCGACCTTCCTGCGGGAGGCCAAGCGAGCCCAGGAGCGGATGCCCCCGTTCGACACCGACGACGCCGTCTTCTACTCGTCGACCGACACCATCGTCAGTCCCGACGCTATCGAAGTCCAGACCCCACGGGAGAACCGAATTGCCTACGAAGGCGGGCACGAACTGTTCAACTCCCGCTCGCGGGACGAGCATATCGAACAGGTACTCGCGGCGGTCGACGCGGGGGCCGACGCGCTCTGA
- the ftsZ gene encoding cell division protein FtsZ, with the protein MQDLVKSALENDEKEKEKQENAGAEGFGDPRIVIVGAGGAGNNTVNRLYNIGVDGAETIAINTDRQHLEMIEADTKILVGKSLTNGLGAGGDPSMGERATEMAQGTIKEVIGEADLVFVTAGMGGGTGTGAAPVVSKIAKEQGAIVVGMVSTPFNVERARTVKAEEGLEKLRNEADSIIVLDNNRLLDYVPNLPIGKAFSVMDQIIAETVKGISETITQPSLINLDYADMSSIMNKGGVAVMLVGETQDKNKTEEVVKDAMNHPLLDVDYRGASGGLVHITGGPDLTLKEAEGIAQNITDRLEADANVIWGARIQEEYKGKVRVMAIMTGVQSAQILGPTAQKQANKSKQAMDADEAEFEGTFDASENVENGMGNTTGAQSDGWADGGQDETSEQKNGLDVIRTN; encoded by the coding sequence ATGCAGGACCTCGTGAAGTCGGCCCTGGAGAACGACGAGAAGGAAAAGGAGAAACAGGAGAACGCCGGTGCGGAAGGCTTCGGTGACCCCCGGATCGTCATCGTCGGCGCAGGCGGTGCCGGGAACAACACGGTCAACCGGCTGTACAACATCGGCGTCGACGGTGCCGAGACCATCGCCATCAACACCGACCGCCAGCACCTCGAGATGATCGAGGCCGACACGAAGATCCTGGTCGGGAAGTCCCTCACCAACGGACTCGGCGCGGGCGGCGACCCCAGCATGGGCGAGCGCGCGACCGAGATGGCCCAGGGCACCATCAAGGAGGTCATCGGTGAAGCGGACCTCGTCTTCGTAACCGCAGGCATGGGTGGCGGCACCGGGACCGGTGCGGCCCCCGTGGTCTCCAAGATCGCCAAGGAGCAGGGTGCGATCGTCGTCGGCATGGTGTCGACGCCGTTCAACGTCGAGCGCGCCCGCACGGTGAAGGCCGAGGAAGGTCTCGAGAAACTGCGCAACGAGGCCGACTCGATCATCGTGCTGGACAACAACCGCCTGCTCGACTACGTCCCGAACCTGCCGATCGGCAAGGCGTTCTCGGTGATGGACCAGATCATCGCCGAGACCGTCAAGGGCATCTCCGAGACGATCACCCAGCCCTCGCTGATCAACCTGGACTACGCCGACATGTCATCCATAATGAACAAGGGTGGCGTGGCAGTCATGCTCGTCGGCGAGACCCAGGACAAGAACAAGACCGAGGAGGTCGTCAAGGACGCGATGAACCATCCCCTCCTCGACGTGGACTACCGCGGCGCCTCCGGTGGGCTGGTCCACATCACCGGTGGCCCCGACCTCACGCTGAAGGAGGCCGAGGGTATCGCCCAGAACATCACCGACCGACTGGAGGCCGACGCCAACGTCATCTGGGGCGCGCGCATCCAGGAGGAGTACAAGGGCAAGGTCCGCGTCATGGCCATCATGACCGGCGTCCAGAGCGCCCAGATCCTCGGTCCGACGGCCCAGAAGCAGGCCAACAAGTCCAAGCAGGCGATGGACGCGGACGAGGCCGAGTTCGAGGGCACCTTCGACGCGAGCGAGAACGTCGAGAACGGGATGGGTAACACCACCGGCGCCCAGAGTGACGGCTGGGCCGACGGCGGCCAGGACGAAACCAGCGAACAGAAAAACGGGCTCGACGTCATCCGGACGAACTGA
- a CDS encoding CPBP family intramembrane glutamic endopeptidase, giving the protein MAQWAAFVGLTGVVLTLLLALARLSQHAVRDDAGGAANDVRSRSPDRRHSDEIPRFVPPDADASANATDVDSHPGERPPRANGELAATGTGRRDPNPTADDLSTGALLANVALTQGLFGGLLFAGAWYFGIPAWAFGVTDAPLSTGLPALAVGTLLGVALYAVNAVGAATADAAGVEYDERLRGMLSPDSTAGWLILLLGVLPIIAGVEEFIFRAAVIGATAAGFGTSPWALAVVSSIAFALGHGAQGRVGVVVTGTLGFVLATAFVLTESVLVVFVAHYLVNALEFVVHELLGIEWAERLRENW; this is encoded by the coding sequence GTGGCGCAGTGGGCCGCGTTCGTCGGACTGACCGGCGTGGTCCTCACTCTTTTGCTCGCACTCGCTCGCCTCTCCCAGCACGCCGTCCGCGACGACGCGGGAGGGGCAGCGAACGACGTACGTTCTCGGTCGCCAGACCGGCGACACTCCGACGAGATTCCGCGGTTCGTCCCGCCGGACGCGGACGCCAGCGCGAACGCGACCGACGTCGACTCTCATCCCGGCGAGCGGCCGCCCCGGGCCAACGGTGAACTCGCGGCGACCGGGACGGGACGGCGCGACCCGAACCCCACGGCCGACGACCTCTCGACCGGGGCCCTGCTCGCGAACGTCGCGCTCACGCAGGGACTGTTCGGCGGGCTCCTGTTCGCCGGCGCGTGGTACTTCGGGATTCCCGCGTGGGCCTTCGGCGTCACCGACGCCCCCCTCTCGACGGGGCTGCCGGCGCTGGCGGTGGGTACTCTGCTGGGCGTCGCGCTCTATGCTGTGAACGCGGTGGGGGCGGCGACGGCCGACGCCGCGGGCGTCGAGTACGACGAGCGACTCCGCGGGATGCTCTCGCCGGATTCGACGGCTGGGTGGCTGATCCTCTTGCTGGGCGTGCTCCCGATCATCGCGGGCGTCGAGGAGTTCATCTTCCGGGCGGCGGTGATCGGTGCGACGGCCGCCGGGTTCGGCACCTCCCCGTGGGCGCTGGCGGTCGTCTCCTCGATCGCCTTCGCGCTGGGCCACGGCGCACAGGGCCGGGTCGGCGTCGTCGTCACTGGCACGCTGGGGTTCGTCCTCGCGACGGCGTTCGTCCTGACGGAGAGTGTTCTGGTCGTGTTCGTCGCTCACTACCTCGTCAACGCCCTGGAGTTCGTGGTCCACGAACTGCTGGGAATCGAGTGGGCAGAACGACTGCGCGAAAACTGGTAG
- the lonB gene encoding ATP-dependent protease LonB gives MSNDTDTDDDPEDGGPDSTEESPDAFDDVVDDIDDVESVRDGDEEPGVPDGNEGSIDDLGSEVEIDAPVDEENAEDDILGGLKIDSTHDIEVPDRLVDQVIGQDHARDVVKKAAKQRRHVMMIGSPGTGKSMLAKAMSQLLPKEELQDVLVYHNPDDGNEPKVRTVPAGKGDQIVDAHKEEARKRNQMRSFLMWIIIAIVIGYSLLIVQQPLLGILAAGVIYLAFRYGSRGNDAMIPNLLVNNAEQNTAPFEDATGAHAGALLGDVRHDPFQSGGMETPSHDRVEPGAIHKANKGVLFVDEINTLDIRSQQKLMTAIQEGKFSITGQSERSSGAMVQTEPVPCDFIMIAAGNLDAMENMHPALRSRIKGYGYEVYMDDTIEDDAEMRRKYTRFIAQEVEKDGRLPHFDQEAVEEVILEARRRAGRKGHLTLKLRDLGGLVRVAGDIARAEDKEYTEREDVLQAKRRSRSIEQQLADNYIERRKDYELTVNQGDVIGRVNGLAVMGEDSGIVLPVMAEVTPSQGPGEVIATGQLKEMAQEAVQNVSAIIKKFSDEDITEKDVHIQFVQAGEGGVDGDSASITVATAVISALEDVPVEQNLAMTGSLSVRGDVLPVGGVTHKIEAAAKSGLDTVIIPKANEQDVMIEEEYEEMIEIVPVSHISEVLEVALAGEPEKDGLVDRLKNITGKALEQREVGRGSGSPSPQ, from the coding sequence ATGAGCAACGATACGGACACCGACGACGACCCCGAAGACGGGGGGCCCGACTCCACAGAGGAGTCCCCGGACGCGTTCGACGACGTGGTCGACGACATCGACGACGTCGAGAGCGTCCGCGACGGGGACGAGGAGCCCGGGGTTCCCGACGGCAACGAGGGCAGCATCGACGACCTCGGCAGCGAAGTCGAGATCGATGCCCCGGTCGACGAGGAGAACGCCGAGGACGACATCCTGGGCGGCCTCAAGATCGACTCGACCCACGACATCGAAGTCCCGGACCGACTGGTCGATCAGGTCATCGGGCAGGACCACGCTCGTGACGTGGTGAAGAAGGCGGCCAAGCAGCGTCGCCACGTCATGATGATCGGTTCGCCCGGGACCGGGAAGTCGATGCTCGCGAAGGCGATGAGTCAGTTGCTCCCCAAGGAGGAACTGCAGGACGTCCTCGTCTACCACAACCCCGACGACGGTAACGAGCCGAAAGTTCGGACCGTTCCCGCCGGCAAAGGGGACCAGATCGTCGACGCCCACAAGGAGGAAGCCCGCAAGCGCAACCAGATGCGCAGCTTCCTCATGTGGATCATCATCGCCATCGTCATCGGCTACTCGCTGTTGATCGTCCAGCAACCGCTGCTGGGCATCCTCGCGGCCGGTGTCATCTACCTCGCGTTCCGCTACGGCTCGCGGGGCAACGACGCGATGATCCCGAACCTGCTCGTCAACAACGCCGAGCAGAACACCGCACCCTTCGAGGACGCGACCGGTGCCCACGCCGGCGCGCTGCTGGGCGACGTCCGCCACGACCCGTTCCAGTCCGGCGGCATGGAGACGCCCAGCCACGACCGCGTCGAACCCGGCGCGATCCACAAGGCCAACAAAGGTGTGCTGTTCGTCGACGAGATCAACACCCTCGACATCCGCAGCCAGCAGAAGCTGATGACGGCGATCCAGGAGGGCAAGTTCTCGATCACGGGCCAGTCCGAGCGCTCCTCGGGCGCGATGGTCCAGACCGAGCCCGTCCCGTGTGACTTCATCATGATCGCGGCCGGGAACCTCGACGCGATGGAGAACATGCACCCCGCCCTGCGCTCGCGGATCAAGGGCTACGGGTACGAGGTGTACATGGACGACACCATCGAGGACGACGCCGAGATGCGTCGGAAGTACACCCGCTTCATCGCCCAGGAAGTCGAGAAGGACGGACGGCTCCCCCACTTCGATCAGGAGGCCGTCGAAGAGGTCATCCTCGAAGCCCGCCGTCGCGCCGGCCGGAAGGGTCACCTGACCCTGAAACTGCGCGACCTCGGTGGGCTGGTGCGGGTCGCAGGCGACATCGCCCGCGCCGAGGACAAGGAGTACACCGAGCGCGAGGACGTGCTGCAGGCCAAGCGCCGCAGCCGCTCCATCGAGCAACAGCTCGCGGACAACTACATCGAACGCCGCAAGGACTACGAGCTGACCGTCAACCAGGGCGACGTGATCGGCCGCGTCAACGGCCTGGCCGTCATGGGCGAGGACTCCGGTATCGTCCTCCCCGTCATGGCCGAGGTCACGCCGAGTCAGGGTCCCGGCGAAGTGATCGCCACGGGCCAGCTCAAGGAGATGGCTCAGGAGGCAGTCCAGAACGTCTCGGCGATCATCAAGAAGTTCAGCGACGAGGACATCACCGAGAAGGACGTTCACATCCAGTTCGTCCAGGCCGGTGAAGGCGGCGTCGACGGCGACTCCGCCTCCATCACCGTGGCGACGGCCGTCATCTCCGCGCTGGAGGACGTGCCCGTCGAGCAGAACCTCGCCATGACCGGCTCGCTGTCGGTCCGGGGCGACGTGCTCCCCGTCGGCGGCGTCACGCACAAGATCGAGGCCGCCGCCAAATCCGGCCTCGACACGGTCATCATCCCCAAGGCCAACGAGCAGGACGTGATGATCGAGGAGGAGTACGAGGAGATGATCGAGATCGTCCCCGTCTCCCACATCAGCGAGGTGCTGGAGGTCGCGCTGGCTGGCGAACCCGAGAAGGACGGGCTCGTCGACCGCCTGAAGAACATTACGGGCAAGGCGCTCGAACAGCGCGAGGTCGGTCGCGGGAGCGGCAGCCCCAGCCCCCAGTAA